In one window of Panthera uncia isolate 11264 chromosome F2, Puncia_PCG_1.0, whole genome shotgun sequence DNA:
- the OTUD6B gene encoding deubiquitinase OTUD6B isoform X2 — MISKDKKAALEKEREERIAEAEIENLSGARHLESEKLAQILAARQLEIKQIPSDGHCMYRAIEDQLKEQKCPLTVAALRSQTAEYIKGHVEDFLPFLTNPNTGDMYTLEEFRKYCDDIVNTAAWGGQLELRALSHILQTPIEIIQADSPPIVVGEEYQKNPLILVYMRHAYGLGEHYNSVTQLVNTAPENCS; from the exons ATGATATCCAAG GACAAAAAAGCTGCATTGGAAAAGGAGCGGGAAGAAAGGATAGCTGAAGCTGAAATTGAGAACTTATCTGGAGCCAGACACTTAGAAAGTGAAAAACTTGCTCAAATATTGGCAGCAAGACAGTTGGAAATTAAACAGATTCCATCTGATGGCCACTGTATGTATAGAGCCATTGAAGATCAACTCAAAGAACAGAAATGCCCTTTGACTGTGGCTGCCTTGAGAAGTCAAACTGCTGAATATATAAAAGGCCATGTGGAAGACTTTCTGCCATTTTTAACAAACCCTAATACGGGAGATATGTATACTCtag AAGAGTTTAGGAAGTACTGTGATGATATCGTCAACACAGCTGCATGGGGAGGTCAGCTTGAG CTAAGAGCCTTGTCTCATATTTTACAAACACCAATAGAGATAATACAGGCAGATTCTCCTCCTATTGTAGTTGGTGAAGAATATCAAAAAAACCCATTAATACTTGT aTATATGAGACATGCATACGGCTTAGGAGAACATTACAATTCTGTTACACAGTTGGTGAACACAGCTCCTGAAAATTGCAGCTAG
- the OTUD6B gene encoding deubiquitinase OTUD6B isoform X1 codes for MEAILAEELAEEEQLVRRHRKEKKELQAKIQGMKNAVPKNDKKRRKQLTEDVAKLEAEMEQKHKEELEQLRLTSKESKIDSVAVNISNLVLENQPPRISKAQKRRDKKAALEKEREERIAEAEIENLSGARHLESEKLAQILAARQLEIKQIPSDGHCMYRAIEDQLKEQKCPLTVAALRSQTAEYIKGHVEDFLPFLTNPNTGDMYTLEEFRKYCDDIVNTAAWGGQLELRALSHILQTPIEIIQADSPPIVVGEEYQKNPLILVYMRHAYGLGEHYNSVTQLVNTAPENCS; via the exons ATGGAGGCAATCTTGGCGGAAGAGCTTGCTGAGGAGGAGCAGCTAGTGAGAAGGCATCGCAAAGAGAAGAAGGAGCTGCAAG CCAAAATTCAGGGTATGAAGAATGCGGTTCCCAAGAATGACAAAAAGAGGAGGAAGCAACTCACCGAAGATGTTGCTAAGTTGGAAGCAGAAATGGAACAGAAACATAAAGAAGAACTGGAGCAACTGAGGCTGACTTCTAAGGAAAGTAAA atagaTTCTGTTGCTGTTAACATTTCAAACTTGGTTCTTGAGAATCAGCCACCTCGGATATCAAAAGCACAAAAGAGACGG GACAAAAAAGCTGCATTGGAAAAGGAGCGGGAAGAAAGGATAGCTGAAGCTGAAATTGAGAACTTATCTGGAGCCAGACACTTAGAAAGTGAAAAACTTGCTCAAATATTGGCAGCAAGACAGTTGGAAATTAAACAGATTCCATCTGATGGCCACTGTATGTATAGAGCCATTGAAGATCAACTCAAAGAACAGAAATGCCCTTTGACTGTGGCTGCCTTGAGAAGTCAAACTGCTGAATATATAAAAGGCCATGTGGAAGACTTTCTGCCATTTTTAACAAACCCTAATACGGGAGATATGTATACTCtag AAGAGTTTAGGAAGTACTGTGATGATATCGTCAACACAGCTGCATGGGGAGGTCAGCTTGAG CTAAGAGCCTTGTCTCATATTTTACAAACACCAATAGAGATAATACAGGCAGATTCTCCTCCTATTGTAGTTGGTGAAGAATATCAAAAAAACCCATTAATACTTGT aTATATGAGACATGCATACGGCTTAGGAGAACATTACAATTCTGTTACACAGTTGGTGAACACAGCTCCTGAAAATTGCAGCTAG